Proteins from one Penaeus vannamei isolate JL-2024 chromosome 8, ASM4276789v1, whole genome shotgun sequence genomic window:
- the LOC113809575 gene encoding zinc finger protein 124, whose amino-acid sequence MNDSVQPIAYECFECGRRFSAPQALRIHVRMHDGKKLYECQDCGKQFKMEFYFKYHRMNDTGEEKFECGICDKKFSNESCIDTHYKVHANDKPYECKKCGKIYLQLGSFKNHVMAHPPTFSCKDCGKVYTDFPSLEAHEKVHVTQKPHMCINCGKRFAHVFNLEIHIESHCLGRKDPETQHNKALSHNDLIQSSNRWQPVNISPWRENGNGSRSTPKEIEVIDLEDDEEELNDYLPLEVCLNEGDEELSMRDMTDAPSDEDLVHSLMFEVDNHS is encoded by the coding sequence ATGAATGACAGTGTCCAGCCCATTGCATATGAGTGTTTTGAGTGTGGACGAAGGTTCTCAGCACCACAAGCTTTGAGGATACACGTCCGTATGCATGACGGCAAGAAGTTGTATGAGTGCCAGGATTGTGGAAAGCAGTTCAAGATGGAGTTCTACTTCAAATACCACAGGATGAATGACACAGGTGAAGAGAAGTTTGAGTGTGGTATATGTGATAAGAAATTTAGTAATGAAAGTTGCATTGACACGCATTACAAAGTCCATGCCAATGACAAGCCGTATGAGTGCAAGAAATGTGGTAAGATTTACTTACAGCTAGGGAGTTTCAAGAACCATGTTATGGCTCACCCACCAACATTTTCCTGCAAGGATTGTGGCAAGGTGTACACTGATTTCCCAAGCCTAGAAGCCCATGAAAAAGTCCACGTAACCCAGAAACCCCACATGTGCATAAACTGCGGAAAGAGGTTCGCCCATGTCTTCAACCTTGAAATCCACATAGAATCACACTGCTTAGGAAGAAAAGACCCAGAAACTCAACACAACAAAGCCTTATCGCATAATGATCTAATCCAAAGTAGCAATCGTTGGCAGCCTGTGAACATCAGTCCATGGAGAGAAAACGGTAATGGTAGTAGAAGTACACCAAAGGAGATTGAGGTCATTGATctagaagatgatgaggaagagctGAATGACTACCTTCCTCTTGAAGTGTGTCTAAATGAAGGTGATGAGGAACTGAGTATGCGTGATATGACAGATGCGCCATCTGATGAGGACCTAGTCCATAGTTTGATGTTTGAGGTGGACAATCATTCATAA